The Bactrocera neohumeralis isolate Rockhampton unplaced genomic scaffold, APGP_CSIRO_Bneo_wtdbg2-racon-allhic-juicebox.fasta_v2 ctg5869, whole genome shotgun sequence genome segment AAAAttctgtatattatatgtaactgtatattatttaatatattcaaactactttatattcgtatatatacataagtttgtATTTAATCGCTTTGAGGCTCTGCGCAAGCTCCACTTCAGAGTCCTTCCGCCGTAGTTTCACCAATAGCATATTACCTTGGTTACATAAAAGCGACCAGCATTGATGGACGCATTCGCAGTATTCATTCAACAATCGCATCGCACAGTTTCGAAATATACTCCGCGCGGATACAGCTAACGGTAAACGGtagtattttcgttttattttcacTATGTTCCTGTGGCGTTtgggattattattttttctcagcATAATTGTTGTCTCCACAAATCAGTCATGGCTGAAACCGGGCTGCCACAAAGTGGGTAATACGCGCATCATATCCATACCGGAGTGTGTGGAGTTTCGTATTACCACCAATGCTTGTCGTGGATTCTGCGAGTCGTACGCTGTGCCGTCCATACCGTTTGGTCAGGCTATACCGGGCATATTTAAGCCGGTCAAACCGGTCGTTTCGGTGGGTCAGTGCTGTAACATAATGGCGGCGGAGGAAGTGAGTGCAAAAATATTGGCCGATGTGATTTTGAAGTGTcatataaaattcattttcCCCAATTTCAGGTGCAAAAGCGCGTACTTTGCATGGGCGGTATGCGTAACATAACCTTCAAATCGGCAGTATCCTGTTCCTGTTATCATTGTAAGAAGAATTAGTGTGCTATTGAAGAATGTTGGCGTAATTTGTGTTGAATTTGTATGGGCTACGAAACACCTGAGCTGCACGAGTTTGTTATGTgatcttttatatgtataaaaacagtttttaatatgCTCTGAGCCGTGCATAGTTAATtattcaatatatatacatacatatatacatacctacaatatttttatattttatctgAATTGTTGTTGCAtccgaattaaaaaataaaatacaaaaaaaatgtgtttctttGCGCGTTTGGTTAATCGCTTAGAACGATGctacaaaaatattacttttctctctgctgttgttgtagtggccGAATTctaccgagttgacagtccgGATAAAAATCGGGGTCAGTTTGGGGtacgtagacccgactatcGTGGGAATGGCAGTCTCGTTTTTCTGTCTCGTGTCGTAAGACTACAGTCGTTTGGCCATATAATATGCCGACGAAAACTGTCGTTCTAAGCAAATTGTTCTCGACAAATGTAGAAATAACAGAAGCGAAGCAGACCAAAGCTTAGATGGAAAATTGGTGGGTCACACTGGAACTACGGTGCTGGCGAACTCAAGGACAGAAAGAATTAGATAATTAAATTGCAGTTCAAGCAAAGAGATTCCTCTTGGGAAACAGTTTTGATAATGaagatgtatttttaattaccgtcttattttttgcattgcaagtcatgtatttttaattgcagTCAAAGAAGGTTACAAGGTATTTGATCACACTCTACCAAGTTCGGAAGTGCGTTTCCGTTTTGGGCACAATCctttgatcagcgccccaaagttTAAACGCattttgtatgtttattttggttccaattggttcaTGTGGATAGGGATACCTTACTTTTGCTGCGCTTGTGTCGACTTCTCGAATCAATTGGCCTCCGCCGTACTTTTTTGGGCCCCGGCAGATAATGTCGCCACCCGGTAGCGACTTacacaaatttcgttaagattgCATTTTTCAACCCTGCCTGCCCTTGATCAGTTTCAACAGAATAATCTttcaccacgaatctccacaaatgGGCCAAgtaacccaatgagcagattccATGCAGTGCCCAAACTCAGGGCTAACTGCCCCGTGCCACCAGGTTAAAGTCTCTGTGCTAAGACCTTGACACAACAGTCTCTTTTGCTACTTCCTGCAATATGAGTCACGATTAAATTTAAACTGCATGAGTccggaaaatttaattttccacaaCAAAAAGATTTGAAAATGAGATCTTCTAAGCCTATTTAAAGTGTTTTTATACAAGAACCAGAAGTCATTATAGAAAATGATATGACCGATTTCAGTTTGGCACGCTACAATGGCAAATTATCGATGCTGGTGAAGTACCAATTGTGAAAATGGGTAAATATGAGCTGGACAATTCACAATTTAGCAAATGGAGCAAATGgagaaatataaacaatttttacgctttaaaaaaatttcattgaaatatttttgtacagcCCTAATGTGAGAATTATTCCAATATTATGAAACGTAATCCTCGCATATATTAGCATATatcagtgatttttttttagattttttactaattttttttttacttaatttcaatggcttttcaaaattaaaaatcaaaacctttcgtatttaaaaaagtttcaccgtgattaattttattggaataaaaaaagaataattaatgTTTTCCAAACTGGTAGGCACTTAAATTCTGTTTAACAAAATAACTGAGAGCTTGCGGCAAACTCTCAAATCCAAATTGCTGCTATCACAACTTATAATT includes the following:
- the LOC126767385 gene encoding thyrostimulin alpha-2 subunit-like, translated to MFLWRLGLLFFLSIIVVSTNQSWLKPGCHKVGNTRIISIPECVEFRITTNACRGFCESYAVPSIPFGQAIPGIFKPVKPVVSVGQCCNIMAAEEVQKRVLCMGGMRNITFKSAVSCSCYHCKKN